The sequence ACGAAAGATGTCCCTTTCTGAATTAGCCCAGAAAGTGGATTTAACCCTGGCCAATCTATCCATTTTAAAAACGGGCAAAGCCCGAGCGATCCGCTTCAGTACCCTGGACGCAATTTGCCAGGCGCTTGATTGTAAACCAGGAGATATTCTGGATTATACAGCTGACGACCATGCTTCACCTGTATCGACGACTACTGAACTCAATCCGTATTAGGTTTTAGAGAGGGGGCTATGAAAAACCAACTCCAGTGTTAAACGTTACTCGGATTTTTCTTAATGACTCAGTCTGCTAATCAGTCGATTTAATTTATCCCTGGACCGCTTAAGACGCATTTTGATGGCACTTTCAGCTATATTAAGCTGCTGGCTAATCTGGTTGATGGACAGTCCATGTTCATACTTAAGGCGCAGAAGGGTGGCTTCCTGAGCAGGAAGGTCTTCCATTAATTGGTCGAGGGCCTGTAATTGAACTTCATCCGAAACAACTACTTCTTCCGCTAATTCCATTCCTTCCGGAAGTTCCTGCAGACTCATCCGTTTACCGATCCGAATTTGATCCAGACAGTAATTATGTGCTATCGAGTAAAGCCAGGTCGACGGAGCCGATTTCTGTTTGAATGTATCTAATTTGTTAAAAACCCGCATAAAGATCTCCTGGGTAAAATCCTGAGCGGCATCA comes from Spirosoma aureum and encodes:
- a CDS encoding helix-turn-helix domain-containing protein, with the translated sequence MAIIVNLDVMLARRKMSLSELAQKVDLTLANLSILKTGKARAIRFSTLDAICQALDCKPGDILDYTADDHASPVSTTTELNPY
- a CDS encoding RNA polymerase sigma factor, yielding MPNLFKGQKPNQKRQQNTWVKDDFETLYRQYAEKVFQKCLSMTRDSDAAQDFTQEIFMRVFNKLDTFKQKSAPSTWLYSIAHNYCLDQIRIGKRMSLQELPEGMELAEEVVVSDEVQLQALDQLMEDLPAQEATLLRLKYEHGLSINQISQQLNIAESAIKMRLKRSRDKLNRLISRLSH